One Falsihalocynthiibacter arcticus DNA segment encodes these proteins:
- the rpmE gene encoding 50S ribosomal protein L31, with amino-acid sequence MKKDIHPDYHFINVKMTDGTIVPMRSTYGKEGDQLSLEIDPSVHPAWNGGSSRLLDAGGRVSKFKNKYAGLGF; translated from the coding sequence ATGAAAAAAGATATTCACCCCGACTACCACTTCATCAACGTCAAGATGACAGACGGTACAATCGTTCCTATGCGTTCGACATACGGCAAAGAGGGCGACCAGCTTTCCTTGGAAATCGATCCCTCCGTGCACCCTGCATGGAACGGCGGCAGCTCGCGTCTTTTGGATGCTGGCGGACGTGTTTCCAAGTTCAAAAACAAATACGCTGGTCTTGGCTTCTAA